A single Candidatus Thalassolituus haligoni DNA region contains:
- a CDS encoding acyl-CoA thioesterase: protein MTEVTRGRLTTRTIAMPSDTNPAGDIFGGWVLSQMDIAAGICAGQRAQGRVVTVAVDSMSFIRPVKVGDILGVYTEVAHSGRTSMKIHVEAWVRRGRIGQREKVTEATFKFVSIDDDGAPTPIPDEKDLPKYVLENGNCEF, encoded by the coding sequence ATGACAGAGGTTACCCGTGGTCGGCTGACCACTCGCACCATCGCCATGCCAAGCGACACCAATCCTGCCGGAGATATCTTCGGAGGCTGGGTACTCTCCCAAATGGACATCGCAGCCGGTATTTGTGCCGGTCAGCGCGCACAAGGGCGCGTGGTGACCGTCGCCGTTGACAGCATGAGTTTTATTCGTCCCGTCAAGGTCGGCGATATACTCGGCGTCTACACCGAAGTGGCCCACAGCGGCCGTACTTCCATGAAAATACACGTCGAAGCCTGGGTACGCCGTGGGCGCATAGGACAACGAGAAAAAGTCACCGAAGCGACGTTTAAATTTGTCTCTATTGACGACGACGGCGCACCAACGCCTATTCCGGATGAAAAAGACCTGCCCAAATACGTATTGGAAAACGGCAACTGCGAATTCTGA
- a CDS encoding DUF1456 family protein, giving the protein MTNNDVFRRIRYTFDLKDSLMVDIFAAADYTVTKEQVSGWLKKEGDESYREATDTDLAAFLNGFINTRRGKLDGIQPELEVRLNNNMILRKLRIALDMKAEDILETLQVVGFRLSKPELSAFFRKPGHRHYRECKDQILRNFLMGMQRQLRPGDTSEYQQDTDENTDTASDNI; this is encoded by the coding sequence TTGACCAATAACGATGTCTTTCGCCGTATTCGATATACTTTCGACCTTAAAGATTCTCTGATGGTGGACATATTTGCCGCTGCAGATTACACCGTTACCAAAGAGCAGGTCTCTGGCTGGTTAAAAAAGGAAGGTGATGAATCCTATAGGGAAGCCACGGATACCGATCTGGCAGCTTTTTTAAACGGTTTTATCAATACCCGACGCGGTAAGCTGGATGGCATTCAGCCTGAGCTGGAAGTGCGTTTGAATAATAATATGATCTTGCGAAAATTACGTATTGCGCTGGATATGAAGGCAGAAGATATTCTCGAAACCTTGCAGGTGGTTGGTTTTCGTTTAAGCAAGCCTGAGTTGAGTGCTTTTTTCCGCAAACCGGGTCATAGGCATTACCGCGAATGCAAGGACCAGATATTACGCAACTTCCTGATGGGCATGCAGCGTCAGTTACGGCCTGGTGATACCAGTGAGTATCAGCAGGATACCGATGAAAATACCGATACCGCCAGCGACAATATCTGA